The following coding sequences lie in one Candidatus Polarisedimenticolia bacterium genomic window:
- a CDS encoding acyl-CoA dehydrogenase: MEMELTSEHVTIRDMVRDFAEKEIAPHAAQFDRTREFPYENVKKCAELNLMGVMVPEEHGGSGLDTLTYTLVIEELSRACASTGVIVSVNNSLFCHPVEKFGNDEQKRRILAPHARGEKIGCFCLSEPGAGSDAGAQQTTAVRRGGGYVLNGTKNFITNGVAADTALVFAVTDRAQKHHGISAFLVEKGTSGFRLGKDEVKLGITCSGSVEMVFEECEIPEANRLGAEGMGFKIAMNTLDGGRIGIAAQAVGIARACLEESTRYSQQRKAFGKAISEFQAIQFMLADMATEVDAARLLTQRAAWTKDQGKRFTLEAAQAKLFASEVAMRSAVKAVQIHGGYGYMNDYPVERYFRDAKITEIYEGTSEIQRLVIAANLLKD; the protein is encoded by the coding sequence ATGGAAATGGAGCTGACCTCCGAGCACGTCACCATCCGCGACATGGTGCGCGATTTCGCCGAGAAGGAGATCGCGCCGCACGCCGCGCAGTTCGATCGAACCCGCGAGTTCCCCTACGAGAACGTGAAAAAGTGCGCCGAGCTCAACCTGATGGGCGTCATGGTGCCCGAGGAGCACGGCGGGTCGGGCCTCGACACGCTGACCTACACGCTGGTCATCGAGGAGCTGTCGCGGGCCTGTGCTTCGACCGGGGTCATCGTCTCGGTGAACAACTCCTTGTTCTGCCATCCGGTGGAGAAATTCGGCAACGACGAGCAGAAGCGCCGGATCCTGGCGCCGCACGCGCGCGGCGAGAAGATCGGCTGCTTCTGCCTGTCCGAGCCGGGGGCCGGCTCCGACGCCGGCGCCCAGCAGACCACCGCGGTCCGCCGGGGCGGCGGCTACGTCCTCAACGGGACCAAGAACTTCATCACCAACGGGGTGGCCGCCGACACGGCGCTGGTCTTCGCGGTGACCGATCGCGCGCAGAAGCACCACGGGATCTCGGCCTTCCTGGTGGAGAAGGGGACTTCCGGGTTCCGCCTCGGCAAGGACGAAGTGAAGCTCGGAATCACCTGCTCCGGATCGGTGGAGATGGTCTTCGAGGAGTGCGAGATTCCGGAGGCGAACCGGCTGGGAGCCGAGGGCATGGGATTCAAGATTGCCATGAACACGCTGGACGGGGGGCGCATCGGCATCGCGGCCCAGGCCGTAGGCATCGCTCGGGCCTGCCTGGAGGAGTCGACGCGCTACTCGCAGCAGCGCAAGGCCTTCGGGAAGGCGATCTCGGAGTTCCAGGCCATCCAGTTCATGCTGGCCGACATGGCCACCGAGGTGGACGCCGCGCGGCTGCTCACGCAGCGCGCCGCCTGGACCAAGGACCAGGGAAAGCGCTTCACGCTCGAGGCCGCGCAGGCCAAGCTCTTCGCCTCCGAGGTGGCGATGCGCAGCGCCGTCAAGGCGGTCCAGATCCATGGCGGCTACGGCTACATGAACGACTATCCGGTGGAGCGCTACTTCCGCGACGCCAAGATCACCGAGATCTATGAAGGCACTTCCGAGATCCAGCGCCTGGTCATCGCCGCCAACCTTCTGAAGGACTGA
- a CDS encoding acyl-CoA dehydrogenase family protein, with protein sequence MPFALSEEHLLVRDTLREFVAREVSPEAGELDRRSEFPARAVARLAELGLLGMTIPEAYGGAGLDALGGAVAIEEIARGSAALAVTVSVTNSVCAGPIVRFGSEEQRRRYLPRLARGEILGGFSLTEPDSGSDAAHLRARARREGDFYFLNGDKAWVTNVGIGQLFVVVAATDPAQGARGLTAFLVEKDFPGFAFGKVEDKMGLRSSLTGSLLLQDCRVPAGNRLGEEGQGFKIAMATLDGARIGIGAQAVGIARGALEEAISFARQRKAFGESIVNFQAIQFMLADMATAIEAARLLVHRAARLRDKGDVPFTKEASMAKLFASEMVNRVAYQALQIHGAYGYSREYPVERYYRDARVTTIYEGTSEIQRLVIARRILEDLGRRS encoded by the coding sequence GTGCCGTTCGCGCTTTCCGAAGAGCATCTTCTCGTCCGCGACACCCTGAGGGAGTTCGTCGCCCGCGAGGTTTCTCCCGAGGCGGGGGAGCTGGACCGCCGCTCGGAGTTTCCGGCCCGCGCCGTGGCCCGCCTGGCGGAGCTCGGCTTGCTCGGGATGACCATTCCGGAAGCCTATGGCGGGGCCGGCCTGGACGCCCTCGGAGGCGCGGTGGCCATCGAGGAGATCGCCCGGGGCTCCGCCGCGCTGGCGGTGACGGTCAGCGTGACCAACTCGGTGTGCGCCGGGCCGATCGTGCGCTTCGGAAGCGAGGAGCAGCGCCGGCGCTACCTGCCTCGCCTGGCGCGCGGCGAGATCCTCGGAGGCTTCTCGCTCACCGAGCCCGACTCGGGGTCGGATGCCGCCCACCTGCGGGCGCGAGCCCGTCGCGAGGGAGACTTCTACTTTCTTAACGGGGACAAGGCCTGGGTGACCAACGTCGGCATCGGACAGCTCTTCGTGGTGGTGGCGGCCACCGACCCGGCGCAGGGGGCCCGCGGACTGACCGCCTTCCTGGTGGAGAAGGATTTCCCCGGGTTCGCCTTCGGCAAGGTGGAGGACAAGATGGGGCTGCGCTCCTCCCTGACCGGCAGCCTGCTGCTGCAGGATTGCCGGGTGCCGGCCGGGAACCGCCTCGGAGAAGAGGGCCAGGGTTTCAAGATCGCCATGGCGACGCTGGACGGGGCGCGCATCGGCATCGGCGCGCAGGCGGTGGGGATCGCGCGCGGCGCTCTGGAGGAAGCGATCTCCTTCGCGCGGCAGCGCAAGGCGTTCGGGGAGTCGATCGTGAATTTCCAGGCGATCCAGTTCATGCTGGCCGACATGGCGACCGCCATCGAGGCGGCCCGGCTGCTGGTGCACCGGGCTGCGCGCCTGCGCGACAAGGGGGACGTGCCCTTCACCAAAGAGGCCTCCATGGCGAAGCTGTTCGCCAGCGAGATGGTGAACCGGGTCGCCTACCAGGCGCTGCAGATCCATGGCGCCTACGGCTACTCGCGCGAGTACCCCGTAGAGCGGTACTATCGGGATGCGCGGGTGACCACGATTTACGAGGGGACCTCCGAGATCCAGCGGCTGGTCATCGCCCGCCGGATCCTGGAAGACCTCGGAAGGAGATCCTGA
- a CDS encoding methylmalonyl-CoA mutase family protein produces MAGRGAPERLPEFTTISGSPVDRLYTWEDLERWDPETKLGQPGEFPYTRGPHPTMYRGRLWTMRQFSGFGTPRDTNRRYRYLLRHGQTGLSVAFDMPTLMGLDSDDARSEGEVGREGVAIDTLADMETLFEGIPLEQVSTSMTINAPAAVLLAMYLAVARKQNVSWDRVRGTIQNDILKEYIAQKEWIYPPRPSMRIIVDMIDFCTREVPAWNTVSISGYHIREAGSTAAQELAFTLADGIGYVEACTRAGQDVDAFAPRLSFFFNAHSDFFEEIAKYRAARRIWSRVMRDRFGAKDPRSWMLRTHAQTAGCSLTAQQPYNNIVRVALQALSAVLGGTQSLHTNSMDETLGLPTEKAVTIALRTQQILAEETGVAATVDPLAGSYFLESMTDRIEKEAMDLIDAVDRMGGIVAAIEQGFPQREIAEASFRYQQQLERGEKVMVGVNRFQEGEHEPVEILKISPAVERAQIRQLQSVRRRRDAAVHRKALESLSAAAKNGANLMPPILAAVEAYASVGEICGTMKKVFGEYREEKTYF; encoded by the coding sequence ATGGCAGGACGCGGCGCGCCGGAGCGCCTGCCTGAGTTCACCACGATTTCGGGCAGCCCGGTCGACCGCCTCTACACCTGGGAGGACCTGGAGCGCTGGGACCCGGAAACGAAGCTCGGACAGCCCGGAGAGTTCCCGTACACGCGCGGCCCGCACCCCACCATGTACCGTGGTCGGCTCTGGACCATGCGGCAGTTCTCGGGGTTCGGGACGCCGCGCGATACCAATCGCCGCTACCGCTACCTTCTGCGCCACGGCCAGACGGGTCTCTCGGTCGCCTTCGACATGCCCACGCTGATGGGCCTGGACTCCGACGACGCGCGCTCGGAAGGAGAGGTGGGACGGGAAGGGGTGGCGATCGACACCCTGGCCGACATGGAGACGCTGTTCGAGGGGATCCCGCTCGAGCAGGTCTCCACCTCCATGACCATCAATGCGCCGGCCGCGGTCCTGCTGGCGATGTACCTGGCGGTCGCCCGCAAGCAGAACGTCTCCTGGGACCGCGTCCGCGGGACGATCCAGAACGACATCCTGAAGGAGTACATCGCCCAGAAGGAGTGGATCTATCCTCCGCGGCCGTCGATGCGCATCATCGTCGACATGATCGACTTCTGCACGCGAGAGGTGCCGGCCTGGAACACCGTCTCGATCAGCGGCTACCACATCCGCGAGGCGGGCTCCACGGCGGCGCAGGAGCTGGCCTTCACGCTGGCCGACGGGATCGGCTATGTCGAGGCCTGCACGCGGGCGGGGCAGGACGTCGACGCCTTCGCGCCGCGCCTGTCGTTCTTCTTCAACGCCCATTCCGATTTCTTCGAGGAGATCGCCAAGTACCGCGCCGCCCGCCGCATCTGGTCGCGGGTCATGCGGGACCGCTTCGGGGCGAAGGACCCGCGCTCCTGGATGCTGCGCACGCATGCCCAGACGGCGGGCTGCTCGCTCACCGCCCAGCAGCCTTACAACAACATCGTGCGGGTGGCGCTGCAGGCGCTCTCCGCGGTGCTCGGTGGAACGCAGTCGCTGCACACCAACTCGATGGACGAGACGCTGGGACTGCCCACCGAGAAGGCGGTCACGATCGCGCTGCGCACGCAGCAGATCCTGGCCGAGGAAACCGGCGTGGCGGCGACCGTCGACCCGCTGGCCGGGTCCTATTTCCTCGAGAGCATGACCGACCGGATCGAAAAGGAGGCGATGGATCTCATCGACGCGGTGGATCGGATGGGCGGCATCGTCGCCGCCATCGAGCAGGGCTTCCCGCAGCGCGAGATCGCCGAGGCCTCGTTCCGCTACCAGCAGCAGCTGGAGCGCGGCGAGAAGGTGATGGTGGGCGTGAACCGGTTCCAGGAAGGAGAGCATGAGCCGGTCGAAATCCTGAAGATTTCGCCGGCGGTGGAGCGGGCCCAGATCCGCCAGCTGCAGTCGGTCCGGCGCCGGCGCGACGCGGCCGTCCACCGAAAGGCCCTGGAATCCCTGAGCGCCGCGGCCAAGAACGGAGCCAATCTCATGCCGCCCATCCTCGCGGCGGTCGAGGCCTATGCTTCGGTGGGGGAGATATGCGGCACCATGAAGAAGGTGTTCGGTGAGTATCGCGAAGAAAAAACCTACTTCTGA
- a CDS encoding TlpA disulfide reductase family protein — protein MKIGSFLLLLAALPPLPPSVQPEVLRIATTEPVLVDVGAGSVHWLSEAEFRKAAARWSEDPDYVPLKPGLTGLSPSALFDTVLASLDHTVTLAVDLDSRGAAFVTADLDSDGDLGDDRRYPVRKQSVDLRVRSRHSGRKALWVAEIDTGVQTTGGRVMFRMTFSENPAELMRGTGARPKAILSQSTLRKGVVRGPGMQIAFALWGTAGSYDDDYNAALFDLNGDGKLDPANRASREFFWIWERQVSLGGATYEFSVDHDGSTLTLKPLAEKLPERPSLEVDSPAPDFAFVDFDGKRRHLSDFRGQVLLLDFWGTWCQGCVAHAKTLVAGYRRLHPRGFEILGVHLGGAKEQVEAFATSHEMSWPQTIETGEALRDRPLQRLYRFLGAPNYFLIGRDGTLLANGGLPPESLLDLAEKQLR, from the coding sequence ATGAAGATCGGGTCGTTTCTTCTCCTGTTAGCCGCGCTGCCGCCACTTCCTCCCTCGGTACAGCCCGAAGTCCTCAGGATTGCCACGACGGAGCCGGTCCTCGTGGACGTGGGAGCAGGTTCCGTCCACTGGCTCTCCGAAGCGGAGTTCCGCAAGGCGGCCGCCCGGTGGAGCGAGGATCCTGATTACGTTCCCTTGAAGCCCGGGCTTACCGGCCTTTCCCCCAGCGCGCTCTTCGACACGGTTCTCGCGAGTCTGGACCACACGGTGACCCTTGCCGTCGATCTCGATTCACGGGGAGCCGCCTTCGTGACGGCCGATCTGGATTCGGACGGCGACCTCGGCGACGATCGCCGCTATCCAGTGCGAAAACAAAGCGTCGATCTACGGGTCCGTTCCCGCCATTCCGGGCGGAAAGCGCTCTGGGTCGCCGAGATCGACACCGGCGTGCAGACGACGGGCGGTCGCGTGATGTTTCGCATGACCTTTTCGGAGAATCCGGCGGAGCTGATGCGAGGGACGGGAGCCAGGCCGAAAGCGATCCTGTCCCAATCGACGCTGCGCAAAGGAGTGGTGCGCGGCCCCGGGATGCAGATCGCCTTCGCGCTGTGGGGAACCGCCGGCTCTTACGACGACGACTACAACGCGGCCCTGTTCGACCTGAATGGCGATGGAAAGCTGGATCCCGCGAACCGGGCCTCGCGCGAGTTCTTCTGGATCTGGGAACGCCAGGTCAGTCTCGGAGGAGCGACCTACGAGTTCTCGGTGGACCACGATGGCTCGACACTGACTCTGAAACCGCTCGCCGAGAAGCTCCCGGAGCGGCCCAGCCTCGAGGTGGATAGCCCCGCGCCCGACTTCGCCTTCGTCGACTTCGACGGGAAACGCCGCCACCTGAGCGATTTTCGCGGGCAGGTGCTCCTGCTCGATTTCTGGGGAACCTGGTGCCAGGGTTGCGTGGCCCACGCGAAGACGCTCGTGGCGGGCTATCGTCGTCTCCACCCGCGAGGATTCGAGATTCTCGGAGTCCACCTCGGGGGGGCGAAAGAGCAGGTGGAGGCCTTCGCGACATCGCATGAAATGTCCTGGCCCCAGACGATCGAGACGGGGGAGGCGCTTCGGGACAGGCCTTTGCAGAGGCTGTACCGGTTCCTCGGCGCGCCGAACTACTTTCTGATTGGTCGCGACGGTACCCTCCTCGCCAACGGCGGGCTCCCCCCCGAGTCCTTGCTCGATTTGGCGGAGAAGCAGCTGCGTTGA
- a CDS encoding response regulator: MPKKILLADDSITIQKVVELTFSEGDYQVYAVGNGSQALRKIHEVRPDIALLDVIMPEANGYEVCEKVKGDPTTSRIPVLLLTGTFEPFDKNRAQAVGADGHLTKPFESQVLIARVEELIAMAAPAVTMPAGVREAIEEPTAEAPEPAGAAQEVEVRIVPDRYDDEPSARREFGSEAGESIQTVHLDPEDIPPPSSSSEEASAGTWDELASGLSSAPLSSRPETEERAPMRGESAMAREAEQPISAEAVQAAYAAETHGETGGNGLSPDQVDRIASRVVEKLSDRIVREIAWEVIPEIAENLIRQRIRELEEKISREG; this comes from the coding sequence ATGCCGAAGAAAATCCTTCTAGCGGACGACAGCATCACCATCCAGAAGGTCGTCGAGCTGACCTTCTCGGAAGGGGACTATCAGGTCTATGCCGTCGGCAATGGCTCACAGGCGCTGCGCAAGATTCACGAGGTCCGGCCCGATATCGCGCTGTTGGACGTGATCATGCCGGAGGCCAACGGCTACGAAGTGTGCGAGAAGGTGAAGGGGGATCCGACCACTTCGCGGATTCCCGTCCTGCTGCTGACCGGCACCTTCGAGCCTTTCGATAAAAATCGCGCGCAAGCCGTGGGAGCGGATGGCCACCTGACCAAGCCGTTCGAATCGCAAGTGCTGATCGCGCGCGTGGAGGAGCTGATTGCCATGGCCGCACCGGCCGTGACGATGCCGGCTGGCGTCCGCGAGGCGATAGAAGAACCGACTGCCGAAGCCCCCGAGCCGGCGGGCGCTGCGCAGGAAGTTGAGGTTCGCATCGTGCCGGATCGCTACGACGACGAGCCTTCCGCGCGGCGCGAATTCGGCAGCGAAGCGGGCGAGTCGATCCAGACCGTTCACCTCGATCCGGAAGACATCCCGCCCCCGTCGAGCTCTTCCGAGGAAGCTTCGGCGGGGACCTGGGACGAGCTGGCCAGCGGGCTTTCCTCCGCGCCCCTCTCATCGCGTCCCGAGACCGAAGAGAGGGCGCCGATGCGCGGCGAGTCCGCCATGGCGCGCGAAGCGGAGCAGCCCATCTCCGCGGAAGCGGTCCAGGCCGCCTACGCAGCCGAGACCCACGGTGAGACCGGAGGCAACGGCCTCAGTCCCGACCAGGTGGATCGGATCGCCTCACGCGTGGTCGAGAAGCTCTCCGATCGGATCGTTCGGGAGATTGCCTGGGAGGTAATCCCCGAAATCGCCGAGAACCTGATTCGCCAGCGCATCCGGGAGCTCGAGGAGAAGATTTCCCGGGAAGGCTGA
- a CDS encoding valine--tRNA ligase, giving the protein MEVPKRFDPAEVEGRWSAHWLASGYFTPDPSSQSEPFCIVIPPPNITGRLHAGHALNNTLQDVLVRWRRMQGRNTLWLPGTDHAGIATQMVVERELQKEGTSRHVLGREAFQKRVWAWKEEHGSAIVEQLKRLGASCDWSRLRFTLDEGLSVAVREVFVRLYEEGLIYRDKAIVNWCPSCRTALSDLEVVHKEVTGKLYSIRYPLKEGNGSITVATTRPETMLGDTAVAVHPADERYAALVGKNAVLPILGRELPIVADDAVDAAFGTGAVKVTPAHDPNDFAIGRRHGLPAVRIMDEAAKMSSEAGPYAGLDRYACRKKLLADLEASGYLVKIEEHRHAVGRCDRSDTVVEPTLSDQWFVRMEPLASEALRAVEDGRVRFVPENRRNDYYEWMRNIHDWCISRQLWWGHRIPAWHCARCAHITVSRDTPAACASCGAAHPVQDADVLDTWFSSALWPFSTLGWPDTAAADLRRFYPTSVLVTGYDILFFWVARMIMMGLKFMGEVPFPQVYFNGLVRDDKGRKMSKTRGNTVDPLELMERHGTDALRFTLAAMSSPGADVLLDLKRVEGYQAFANKIWNAARFTLMNLDPAMPPSEPRFRAAGKGLPLADRWIISRVNGVAAEVDAALEEFRFDAAATALHRFFWHEFCDWYLEMVKPALLGSDAEAARTARSVLLRTLDRALRLLHPFMPFLTEEIWQRLPHQGDSLVVAQFPVHRPEEHDEEAEREMQFLMAAVGKLRNLRAEAELDPGRKVEALFKTELAYPRRLLEEHASTVASLARLSGTRFVDEIPRDAAAVRGVVTGLEMALLLPQERDTGEERGRLSREMEKIDREIAALEAKLANDSFVSRAPAAIVEKVRSSRTELAGKRDKLEQTLAALSDPDASTRAGKP; this is encoded by the coding sequence ATGGAAGTCCCGAAGCGCTTCGATCCGGCGGAGGTGGAGGGCCGTTGGAGCGCCCACTGGCTTGCCTCGGGCTACTTCACTCCCGATCCGTCTTCCCAGTCGGAGCCTTTCTGCATCGTCATCCCGCCGCCCAACATCACGGGAAGGCTGCACGCCGGCCACGCGCTCAACAATACTTTGCAGGACGTTCTGGTGCGCTGGCGCCGCATGCAGGGGAGGAACACGCTGTGGCTTCCGGGGACCGACCATGCCGGGATCGCGACGCAGATGGTGGTCGAGCGCGAGCTGCAGAAGGAGGGGACGAGCCGGCACGTGCTGGGCCGCGAGGCGTTCCAGAAGCGCGTGTGGGCCTGGAAGGAGGAGCACGGCAGCGCCATTGTCGAGCAGCTGAAGCGGCTGGGGGCCTCCTGTGACTGGAGCCGCCTGCGGTTCACCCTCGACGAGGGGCTCTCCGTCGCGGTGCGCGAGGTCTTCGTGCGCCTGTACGAAGAGGGGCTCATCTACCGCGACAAGGCAATCGTCAACTGGTGCCCGAGCTGCCGGACGGCGCTGTCGGACCTGGAGGTGGTGCACAAGGAGGTCACCGGCAAGCTCTATTCGATTCGCTATCCGCTCAAGGAAGGCAACGGATCAATCACGGTGGCGACGACCCGGCCCGAAACGATGCTGGGGGACACGGCGGTGGCGGTGCATCCGGCCGACGAGCGCTACGCGGCGCTGGTCGGGAAGAATGCGGTCCTGCCGATCCTGGGACGGGAGCTGCCGATCGTCGCCGACGACGCGGTGGATGCCGCCTTCGGCACCGGGGCGGTGAAGGTCACCCCGGCGCACGATCCGAACGACTTCGCCATCGGCCGGCGGCATGGCCTCCCCGCAGTGCGCATCATGGACGAGGCGGCGAAGATGAGCTCCGAGGCCGGGCCGTACGCCGGATTGGATCGCTATGCCTGCCGCAAGAAGCTGCTGGCCGATCTGGAGGCGTCAGGCTACCTCGTGAAAATCGAGGAGCACCGGCACGCGGTGGGCCGCTGCGATCGCAGCGACACGGTGGTCGAGCCGACGCTGTCGGACCAGTGGTTCGTCCGCATGGAGCCGCTCGCCTCGGAAGCGCTGCGCGCCGTGGAGGACGGCAGGGTGCGCTTCGTTCCCGAGAACCGCCGCAACGACTACTACGAGTGGATGCGCAACATCCACGACTGGTGCATCTCCCGCCAGCTCTGGTGGGGCCACCGCATCCCGGCCTGGCATTGCGCCCGCTGCGCGCACATCACCGTGTCGCGCGACACGCCGGCGGCGTGCGCCTCCTGCGGAGCCGCGCATCCGGTGCAGGATGCGGACGTCCTCGATACCTGGTTCAGCTCGGCACTGTGGCCCTTCTCCACCCTGGGATGGCCCGACACCGCAGCTGCCGATTTGCGGCGCTTCTATCCCACCTCGGTCCTGGTGACGGGCTACGACATCCTGTTCTTCTGGGTGGCCCGCATGATCATGATGGGGTTGAAGTTCATGGGCGAGGTCCCGTTTCCGCAGGTCTACTTCAACGGCCTGGTGCGCGACGACAAGGGCCGCAAGATGAGCAAGACGCGCGGTAACACCGTCGATCCCCTGGAGCTGATGGAGCGGCACGGGACCGACGCGCTGCGCTTCACGCTGGCCGCCATGTCCTCCCCGGGCGCCGACGTCCTGCTCGACCTCAAGCGGGTGGAAGGGTACCAGGCGTTCGCCAACAAGATCTGGAATGCGGCGCGCTTTACCCTGATGAACCTGGACCCCGCGATGCCTCCCTCGGAGCCGCGCTTCCGCGCCGCTGGCAAGGGTCTGCCGCTGGCGGACCGCTGGATCATCAGCCGGGTCAACGGCGTCGCGGCGGAAGTCGATGCCGCCTTGGAGGAGTTCCGCTTCGACGCGGCGGCGACGGCGCTGCACCGCTTCTTCTGGCACGAGTTCTGCGACTGGTACCTCGAGATGGTGAAGCCGGCACTCCTCGGAAGCGACGCGGAGGCGGCGCGGACGGCGCGCAGCGTCCTGCTGCGCACCCTGGACCGGGCGCTGCGGCTGCTGCACCCGTTCATGCCTTTCCTGACCGAGGAAATCTGGCAGAGGCTGCCTCACCAGGGCGACTCCCTGGTGGTGGCGCAATTTCCCGTCCATCGGCCCGAAGAGCACGACGAGGAAGCGGAGCGCGAGATGCAGTTCCTGATGGCGGCCGTGGGCAAGCTGCGCAACCTGCGCGCCGAGGCGGAGCTCGATCCGGGCCGCAAGGTGGAGGCCTTGTTCAAGACGGAATTGGCCTACCCGCGGCGGCTCCTCGAGGAGCATGCGTCGACCGTGGCCTCGCTGGCGCGGCTGTCGGGCACGCGCTTCGTGGACGAGATACCCAGGGATGCCGCGGCGGTGCGCGGGGTGGTCACGGGGCTGGAGATGGCGCTCCTGCTTCCCCAGGAGCGCGACACCGGCGAGGAGCGCGGCCGGCTGAGCCGCGAGATGGAGAAGATCGACCGGGAGATCGCCGCGCTGGAGGCCAAGCTGGCCAACGATAGTTTCGTGTCACGTGCCCCCGCCGCAATCGTCGAGAAGGTGCGCTCCTCCCGGACCGAGCTGGCCGGAAAGCGGGACAAGCTCGAGCAGACGCTGGCCGCGCTCTCCGATCCGGATGCCTCAACCCGCGCCGGAAAACCGTGA
- the nadC gene encoding carboxylating nicotinate-nucleotide diphosphorylase, translating into MTGGVRLSALRQEQGRLVREALREDLGSGDRTTLSVVPKAQRAVGTIRAKQPLVLAGIEFAHEAFRRVDPTLRFTPVRRDGSRVRRGETVARVRGRAASILRAERTALNFLQHLSGIATYTDRCVRAARGRCAVRDTRKTHPGLRLAEKYAVRVGGGENHRLRLDDGILIKHNHWRVGGGVGAAVRRAGRGGVGRRPPIQVEVSSLRDLREAIVSGADSVLLDNLSGRALNRALAVARGRIHVEISGGVTAENVRRLSSLGADAVSSGALTHSAPWADLSLRLEPLP; encoded by the coding sequence GTGACCGGCGGAGTGCGCCTATCCGCCCTGCGGCAGGAGCAGGGAAGGCTGGTGCGCGAGGCGCTGCGGGAGGATCTGGGTTCGGGAGACCGGACCACCCTGTCCGTCGTGCCGAAAGCGCAACGCGCCGTGGGGACCATTCGCGCGAAGCAGCCGCTGGTGCTCGCGGGAATCGAGTTCGCCCACGAGGCCTTCCGCCGCGTCGATCCCACCCTGCGCTTCACCCCGGTGCGGCGCGACGGCAGCAGAGTGCGGCGCGGTGAGACGGTCGCCCGGGTGCGCGGCCGCGCCGCGTCGATCCTGCGGGCCGAGCGCACGGCCCTCAATTTCCTGCAGCACCTCTCCGGCATCGCCACCTACACCGATCGCTGCGTCCGCGCCGCCCGCGGGCGATGTGCCGTCCGCGACACGCGCAAGACCCATCCCGGCCTCCGCCTGGCCGAGAAGTACGCGGTGCGGGTGGGAGGAGGCGAGAACCACCGGCTTCGTCTGGACGACGGCATTTTGATCAAGCACAATCACTGGAGAGTCGGAGGCGGTGTGGGTGCCGCGGTGCGCCGCGCCGGCCGCGGTGGTGTCGGGCGCCGCCCACCCATCCAGGTCGAGGTTTCATCGCTGCGCGATCTGCGGGAGGCGATCGTATCGGGAGCCGATTCCGTGCTCCTGGACAACCTGTCGGGGCGCGCTCTCAACCGAGCGCTCGCCGTCGCCCGGGGGCGAATCCATGTGGAAATCTCGGGAGGAGTGACGGCGGAAAACGTGCGGCGCCTGTCGAGTCTGGGAGCCGACGCGGTATCCTCCGGTGCTTTGACCCACTCGGCGCCCTGGGCCGATCTGTCGCTGCGCCTGGAGCCTTTGCCGTGA
- a CDS encoding biotin--[acetyl-CoA-carboxylase] ligase, with protein MFPAPRRFGKPLHRYDALESTNDKALELLESGAAEGTLVLAEEQTRGRGRRDRFWHSPAGVSLYASLILRPPLPASLLPLVSLTAATGAARALAEWGQLPGVAIKWPNDLLFRGRKLGGILAEARGEAGAAALVVGIGMNVNLVEFPAEMEGEATSLRLSGGHVWDREALLGAILAFWEADYDRLLSSGPATLLEAMLERSAHPPGSPLQIDLGDEILSGTFAGYGSSGELLLQEADGSVRPLHFGEIRRMRMP; from the coding sequence TTGTTTCCAGCACCCCGCCGGTTCGGAAAGCCGCTGCACCGCTACGATGCGCTCGAATCGACCAACGACAAAGCGCTCGAGCTCCTCGAGAGCGGAGCTGCGGAAGGCACGCTCGTACTGGCCGAGGAGCAGACCCGGGGCCGCGGACGGCGCGATCGCTTCTGGCACTCGCCCGCGGGAGTCAGCCTCTACGCGAGCCTGATTCTTCGCCCGCCGCTGCCTGCGAGCCTGCTTCCCCTCGTGTCTCTTACGGCCGCGACGGGGGCGGCCCGGGCGCTCGCCGAATGGGGCCAGCTCCCCGGAGTGGCCATCAAGTGGCCCAACGATCTCCTTTTCCGGGGCCGCAAGCTCGGTGGAATCCTGGCGGAGGCTCGCGGAGAAGCGGGCGCTGCGGCGCTTGTCGTGGGCATCGGCATGAACGTCAACCTGGTTGAGTTTCCCGCCGAGATGGAAGGGGAAGCCACCTCGCTGCGGCTCTCCGGCGGCCATGTCTGGGACCGGGAGGCGCTGCTGGGCGCGATCCTGGCTTTCTGGGAGGCCGATTACGATCGTCTCCTCTCATCCGGTCCGGCGACGCTGCTGGAGGCGATGCTGGAGCGGTCGGCCCATCCGCCCGGCAGCCCGCTGCAAATCGACCTCGGGGACGAGATCCTGAGCGGTACCTTCGCCGGCTACGGCAGCTCCGGGGAGCTGCTCCTGCAGGAAGCGGACGGGAGCGTGCGGCCGCTGCACTTCGGAGAGATCCGCCGCATGAGGATGCCGTGA